A genomic stretch from Candidatus Lernaella stagnicola includes:
- a CDS encoding (2Fe-2S)-binding protein, producing the protein MPRKTIICRCEDVTLADVQEAIEHGLRDIESLKRYLAIGTGPCQGKTCLAHVARILAEADVPREEIKPMVSRTPLAWVPLGAFAGEMEGDPS; encoded by the coding sequence ATGCCGCGAAAAACCATCATCTGCCGTTGCGAAGACGTCACGCTCGCCGACGTGCAAGAGGCCATCGAACACGGTCTGCGCGACATCGAATCACTCAAACGCTATCTGGCCATCGGCACCGGCCCGTGTCAGGGGAAAACCTGCCTGGCCCACGTCGCCCGCATTCTTGCCGAGGCGGACGTGCCGCGCGAGGAAATCAAACCCATGGTCAGCCGCACGCCACTAGCCTGGGTGCCGTTGGGCGCGTTCGCGGGTGAGATGGAAGGAGACCCCTCGTGA
- a CDS encoding 2Fe-2S iron-sulfur cluster-binding protein, producing the protein METIRDRRRYDFREGEFDRGQPVTLRFEGHDLRAFSKESVAVALLANNVRVASRSLKYHRPRGAFCLSGRCMSCLARVDGVPNVRTCHVRCRDGMTVVRENSLPGASTDLLRTFDFAFPSHMNYHEMFTKPRWVNQALQTAVQQFAGTGDLPTDIAETPPISRHEVDVLVIGGGPAGIAAALEAAAGGAKVWLVEDAPELGGHLVGWPNAVDDRETGAAWIAENRTRLAEAGVEVTTDAECIGFFHEGFWGIHRQGASILAEAQRTIVATGAYDQPALFAGNDLPGIFSARGMLKLVHRWGVRAAESVAIIGTNDTALALAETLPEAGIQVVGLIEAGDAIRGDGDRAELVQSRGVPVFLNTKPTAAIGLKRLRGLKTENSDGAAVRARCDAVCVATTPAPSWELAAQAGAEAEYDPERGGFVARADSCGRTSQEHVLITGEMLGAASPDEVIRRGRIAGITAVLDLQRTDALQARLDALLGS; encoded by the coding sequence ATGGAAACAATCCGGGATCGGCGGCGATACGATTTCCGTGAGGGCGAGTTCGACCGCGGGCAGCCCGTGACCTTGCGCTTTGAAGGACATGATTTACGCGCTTTCAGCAAGGAATCGGTCGCCGTCGCGCTGCTCGCCAACAACGTGCGCGTCGCCTCGCGCTCGCTCAAGTACCATCGGCCGCGCGGTGCCTTCTGCCTCAGCGGTCGGTGCATGAGTTGCCTGGCGCGGGTCGACGGCGTACCCAATGTGCGCACCTGCCACGTGCGTTGCCGAGACGGCATGACCGTCGTGCGGGAAAACAGCCTGCCGGGAGCCTCGACCGACCTGCTGCGCACCTTCGATTTCGCCTTTCCGAGTCACATGAACTATCACGAGATGTTCACGAAGCCGCGCTGGGTCAACCAAGCCCTCCAAACCGCCGTGCAGCAATTCGCCGGCACCGGCGACCTGCCCACCGACATAGCCGAAACACCGCCCATCAGCCGACATGAAGTGGACGTCCTGGTTATCGGCGGCGGGCCGGCCGGTATCGCCGCGGCTTTAGAAGCGGCCGCGGGTGGCGCCAAGGTCTGGCTCGTGGAAGATGCGCCTGAACTCGGCGGCCACTTGGTGGGTTGGCCCAATGCCGTCGACGACCGGGAAACCGGCGCCGCGTGGATCGCCGAAAATCGCACGCGATTGGCCGAGGCCGGAGTGGAAGTCACGACCGACGCCGAGTGCATCGGCTTCTTTCATGAAGGCTTCTGGGGCATCCACCGCCAGGGCGCGTCGATACTCGCCGAAGCGCAGCGAACCATCGTCGCCACGGGTGCCTACGACCAACCCGCGCTGTTCGCCGGTAACGATTTACCGGGCATCTTCTCGGCGCGCGGCATGCTCAAGCTGGTGCACCGCTGGGGCGTACGCGCGGCCGAATCGGTCGCCATCATCGGCACCAACGACACCGCCTTGGCGCTCGCTGAAACGTTACCCGAGGCGGGCATTCAAGTCGTCGGCCTGATCGAAGCGGGCGACGCGATCCGTGGCGACGGCGACCGGGCCGAGTTGGTGCAAAGCCGCGGCGTGCCGGTTTTTCTAAACACGAAGCCGACCGCCGCCATAGGCTTGAAACGCTTGCGCGGTCTGAAAACCGAAAACAGCGACGGCGCAGCGGTGCGGGCGCGCTGCGATGCCGTTTGCGTCGCCACGACCCCGGCCCCTAGTTGGGAACTCGCCGCCCAAGCCGGAGCCGAAGCGGAATACGACCCCGAACGCGGCGGTTTCGTCGCGCGGGCCGATTCCTGCGGGCGCACGTCGCAAGAACACGTATTGATCACCGGCGAAATGCTCGGCGCCGCGTCGCCCGATGAAGTGATTCGCCGCGGCCGTATCGCCGGGATCACCGCGGTCCTCGACCTCCAGCGCACCGACGCCCTGCAAGCTCGACTCGACGCGCTACTCGGGAGCTAA
- the pruA gene encoding L-glutamate gamma-semialdehyde dehydrogenase has translation MFGPFKNESLIDFSDSANKNEMEAALLRVAAEAEQQKIIPLIIGGRKVKTKETFTTVNPAKPKQVLGTFYKAGKKEAQQAINAAEKAFADWAAEPAQRRAEILIRAAELMRLHRYEINATMVLEVGKNWVEADADTAEAIDFFEFYAREAVRYDKGQPVGHYPNERNETFYIPLGVISVIPPWNFPNAILAGMTTAALVAGNTVCLKPASDAPLIGYKVAQLLFAAGIPRGVLNFVPGPGPTCGEELVTNPKVRMICFTGSRAVGLGISEKAAKMAPGQKWIKRLIAEMGGKNTLIVDETADLDHAAVSAVASAFGFQGQKCSACSRVIVVQQVYEKFKKKVVKLIGGITVGPVTDERNFMGPVINPASLKKWQQYVRIAKRQARIVIGGNKINIDGGYFCEPTLVDNVKPGSRIDQEEIFAPLLAMIKVKDFEEALRVANATEYGLTGGLCSTSRERIERVRRELHVGNLYVNRKITGALVNLQPFGGFNMSGTDSKAGGSDYLLLFLQAKSFTERF, from the coding sequence ATGTTTGGACCGTTCAAGAACGAATCCCTGATCGACTTCTCCGATTCCGCCAACAAAAACGAGATGGAAGCGGCACTGCTTCGCGTGGCTGCGGAGGCCGAGCAGCAAAAAATCATACCGCTCATCATCGGCGGGCGAAAAGTTAAAACGAAGGAAACGTTCACCACGGTCAATCCCGCCAAACCCAAACAAGTGTTGGGTACGTTCTACAAGGCGGGCAAAAAAGAAGCTCAGCAGGCGATCAACGCCGCCGAGAAGGCCTTCGCCGATTGGGCCGCCGAACCGGCGCAGCGTCGAGCGGAAATCCTCATTCGCGCCGCCGAGCTGATGCGCCTACACCGGTATGAGATCAACGCCACGATGGTGCTGGAAGTCGGGAAAAATTGGGTCGAGGCCGACGCCGACACCGCCGAGGCGATCGACTTCTTCGAGTTTTACGCCCGCGAGGCTGTTCGCTACGACAAGGGACAACCGGTCGGACATTACCCCAACGAACGCAACGAAACCTTCTACATCCCACTGGGCGTCATCAGCGTCATTCCGCCCTGGAATTTCCCGAACGCGATCCTGGCGGGCATGACCACCGCCGCCCTCGTGGCCGGCAACACGGTGTGCCTGAAACCCGCCTCCGACGCGCCGTTGATCGGCTACAAGGTCGCGCAACTCCTCTTTGCCGCCGGCATTCCCCGCGGCGTGCTCAATTTTGTCCCCGGCCCCGGACCGACCTGCGGCGAGGAGCTGGTTACGAACCCGAAAGTGCGGATGATCTGTTTCACCGGCTCGCGGGCAGTCGGCCTGGGGATCAGCGAAAAAGCAGCCAAAATGGCGCCCGGCCAGAAATGGATCAAGCGCCTAATCGCCGAAATGGGCGGCAAAAATACCTTGATCGTCGACGAAACCGCCGACTTGGATCACGCCGCGGTCAGCGCGGTGGCCAGCGCCTTTGGCTTCCAAGGCCAAAAATGCTCCGCCTGCAGCCGCGTGATCGTCGTGCAGCAGGTCTACGAAAAATTCAAGAAAAAAGTCGTCAAGCTGATCGGCGGCATCACCGTCGGGCCCGTCACCGACGAACGCAACTTCATGGGTCCGGTCATCAACCCGGCATCGCTGAAGAAATGGCAGCAGTACGTGCGGATCGCCAAGCGCCAGGCGCGGATTGTCATCGGCGGCAACAAAATCAACATCGACGGCGGCTATTTCTGCGAACCGACGCTGGTTGATAACGTCAAACCCGGCTCGCGCATCGATCAGGAAGAGATCTTCGCGCCGCTGCTGGCGATGATCAAAGTCAAGGATTTCGAAGAGGCGCTGCGCGTGGCCAATGCCACCGAATACGGGCTTACCGGCGGCTTGTGCTCCACCTCGCGCGAGCGCATCGAACGCGTCCGGCGCGAACTTCACGTCGGTAACTTGTACGTGAATCGCAAAATCACCGGCGCCCTGGTCAACTTGCAGCCCTTCGGCGGCTTCAACATGAGCGGCACCGATTCCAAAGCCGGCGGCTCGGATTACTTGCTGCTGTTCCTGCAAGCCAAGAGCTTCACGGAGCGTTTCTAG
- a CDS encoding cation diffusion facilitator family transporter — MKPGGNKKIIYAALAANFAIMISKFFAAAVTRSTAMFAEALHSLADTGNQVLLLVGLKRAQKPADAAHPFGYGKENYFWAFVVAITMFVVGSVVSVWQGVEKVIHPHELESIGWGVGVCLAGIVFEGASFLLAANAISRDLRGRSFWQYVRASKEPVTITVFLEDSAALLGLVLALLGLLGSHFLGIPQLDGAASIAIGLLLACVAAVLSIETKSLLVGESVLVEDREAILAALRQTENVVEVMDLKTMHLGPRRVLVAAQLHLADGLETDQIEQLLDDAEAAVRARLPIVAHCYLEVEGE, encoded by the coding sequence GTGAAGCCGGGCGGTAATAAGAAAATAATATACGCCGCGTTGGCCGCCAATTTTGCGATCATGATCAGCAAATTTTTCGCCGCCGCGGTGACGCGTTCGACCGCCATGTTCGCCGAGGCCCTGCACAGCCTGGCCGATACAGGCAACCAGGTCTTGCTGCTCGTCGGGCTCAAACGTGCCCAGAAACCCGCCGATGCCGCCCACCCTTTCGGTTACGGCAAAGAAAACTACTTCTGGGCATTTGTCGTGGCGATCACGATGTTTGTCGTCGGCTCGGTGGTCAGCGTCTGGCAAGGTGTCGAGAAAGTTATTCACCCTCACGAGTTGGAGTCGATCGGCTGGGGCGTGGGAGTGTGCCTCGCGGGCATCGTTTTTGAAGGCGCGTCGTTCCTTCTTGCCGCCAACGCCATTAGCCGTGACTTGCGGGGCCGTAGCTTTTGGCAGTACGTGCGGGCCTCGAAGGAACCGGTGACCATCACCGTATTCCTGGAAGATTCTGCGGCGCTGCTGGGCTTGGTTCTTGCCCTGTTGGGCTTGCTCGGCTCGCATTTCCTCGGCATTCCCCAACTCGACGGCGCGGCCAGTATTGCCATCGGCCTACTCTTGGCCTGTGTGGCCGCGGTGCTATCCATCGAAACGAAAAGCCTGCTCGTGGGCGAATCGGTGCTGGTTGAAGATCGCGAGGCAATTCTGGCCGCGTTGCGCCAGACGGAAAACGTCGTCGAAGTAATGGATCTGAAGACGATGCACCTTGGACCGCGGCGCGTGCTGGTGGCAGCGCAACTGCATCTTGCCGATGGTCTCGAGACGGACCAAATTGAGCAACTCCTCGACGACGCCGAGGCCGCCGTGCGGGCTCGCTTACCGATCGTCGCCCACTGCTACCTGGAAGTTGAAGGCGAGTAA
- a CDS encoding nucleoside-triphosphatase, which translates to MHVILTGKRQVGKSTMCRRITEAVKKEGHSVGGVWTETIMHAEERTLMVHNLDGGESTLLASTARQGPGPKQGNFVFSYEGIFAGIRAIGNAMKHDLLAVDEIGPLEMRRQGFFPVLHTISRARHSLLVIREELIDAALVQLRLGHDFEVIPVVPEYRDELLERLAPRFLDALQNENK; encoded by the coding sequence ATGCACGTCATTCTGACCGGAAAACGCCAGGTCGGCAAAAGCACGATGTGCCGCCGCATCACCGAGGCGGTCAAGAAAGAAGGACATTCGGTCGGCGGTGTCTGGACCGAAACGATCATGCACGCCGAGGAGCGCACGTTGATGGTCCACAATCTCGATGGCGGCGAGTCCACGTTGCTAGCCAGTACCGCACGCCAGGGGCCGGGACCCAAGCAAGGTAATTTCGTTTTCAGCTACGAGGGAATTTTCGCCGGGATCCGCGCCATCGGCAACGCGATGAAACACGATCTGCTGGCCGTGGACGAAATCGGGCCGTTGGAAATGCGCCGGCAGGGCTTCTTCCCTGTTCTGCATACGATCAGCCGCGCCCGGCATTCGCTGCTGGTGATTCGCGAGGAACTGATCGACGCCGCTCTCGTGCAATTGCGCCTCGGCCACGATTTTGAAGTCATTCCCGTCGTGCCCGAATACCGCGACGAACTGCTTGAACGACTCGCGCCGCGCTTCCTCGACGCGCTTCAAAACGAGAACAAATAG
- a CDS encoding radical SAM protein produces METHKKYGVEKRGQVVAPGRLSRRLRPLVVALRRRIPDRWMRDYVYGPLSSQARRRYEQNWRFLLPATVSIETRTICNGRCSFCAASVDNRTRADAAMSVEVFEKIIDDLTRVNYAGRVAFFVNNEPLLDKGLEQKVAHARRLLPRAFLQVSTNGLVLTPDRAHALFEAGLDDLTVNDYTEQQSVRDNIEATFAALTPEERRKFIVYVREQEAELFNRAGSAPNKEAAPQPMRAFCQMPFTQINIVHDGTVSLCCQDLNVQEPVGNAFEDGVWSVWFSERYHEIRRKLLAKDRHATDLCTVCDYRGFKTLTGPLRPLNRLFNVLK; encoded by the coding sequence GTGGAAACTCACAAAAAATACGGTGTCGAAAAACGCGGGCAGGTCGTAGCGCCCGGTCGACTCTCGCGCCGCCTTCGTCCGCTCGTGGTCGCGCTGCGCCGCCGCATTCCGGACCGGTGGATGCGCGACTACGTATATGGCCCGCTTTCGTCGCAGGCCCGCCGCCGCTACGAACAGAATTGGCGCTTCCTGTTGCCGGCGACCGTGAGCATCGAAACCCGCACGATTTGCAACGGGCGATGCAGCTTCTGCGCCGCGAGCGTGGATAACCGCACCCGCGCCGACGCCGCGATGTCCGTCGAGGTGTTTGAAAAAATCATCGACGATCTCACGCGCGTCAACTATGCCGGGCGCGTGGCGTTTTTCGTCAACAACGAACCGCTACTCGATAAGGGGCTTGAACAGAAGGTCGCCCACGCCCGCCGCTTGCTGCCGCGCGCGTTTTTGCAGGTTTCCACCAACGGCCTGGTGCTGACTCCCGACCGCGCCCACGCGTTGTTTGAAGCCGGCCTGGATGACTTAACCGTCAACGATTACACCGAACAGCAATCGGTGCGGGACAACATTGAAGCCACGTTCGCGGCGCTGACGCCCGAGGAGCGTCGCAAGTTCATCGTGTACGTGCGCGAGCAGGAAGCGGAGCTTTTCAACCGCGCCGGCTCGGCGCCCAACAAGGAAGCCGCGCCCCAACCGATGCGGGCTTTTTGCCAGATGCCCTTCACGCAGATCAACATCGTGCACGACGGCACGGTGTCGTTGTGCTGCCAAGATCTGAATGTGCAGGAGCCGGTCGGTAATGCCTTTGAAGACGGCGTGTGGAGCGTTTGGTTCTCTGAGCGCTACCACGAGATTCGCCGGAAGCTGCTGGCCAAAGACCGGCACGCCACCGATCTTTGCACGGTGTGCGATTACCGCGGCTTCAAAACCCTCACCGGTCCGCTGCGTCCGCTCAATCGCCTTTTCAATGTATTGAAGTAG
- a CDS encoding cobalamin-dependent protein (Presence of a B(12) (cobalamin)-binding domain implies dependence on cobalamin itself, in one of its several forms, or in some unusual lineages, dependence on a cobalamin-like analog.): MSIRIALVSLYVIENNGVRFLAAMLRNAGFTVYEIYFKDYRHHHFDEPTPREIDNFIELLTTLHVDLVGFSVRAGAYLAVARDLTNLVKERFGVPVIWGGPHVSFAPEQVVGFADYLSIGESEDAIVELAQALADGRSPENIANIWTRRGDRIIRNDVRPLEQNLDRFPFRDYHSHDFKYWIEGRRVSRGDPLVGESIYLTLSTRGCIFNCSYCDVNVLRRVYRGKGKFFRVRSVDNILAELRYAVRVFHNMRRIRFDDELFPVDPEWIREFARRYKAEFDFPFDILSDPRVIKDDDIRVLVDAGLDNVLLGIQAAEGLNRKLFNRHQKDETVREVAQILHRHGVTGGYQIILDTPKTVRDDRRALLDLLLAIPRPFDLYTFSMSYWPGARLTEELVAEGIITENDVEGADNKVLRQFRVDLGADRPVEEQFWIALYHLTSKRIVPKAWIRRWSNSERLRRNPRPLIWLSDLLGFAKLGWRAVLMIKSRELTWNMVRRWLNVRSPASL; encoded by the coding sequence ATGTCAATTAGAATCGCCCTCGTATCTTTATACGTGATCGAAAACAACGGCGTGCGGTTTCTTGCCGCGATGTTGCGTAACGCTGGTTTCACGGTCTACGAAATCTATTTCAAAGATTACCGGCACCATCACTTCGACGAGCCGACGCCCCGCGAGATCGATAACTTCATCGAATTGTTGACCACCCTGCACGTCGACCTCGTCGGTTTCTCGGTGCGCGCCGGGGCCTACCTGGCTGTAGCCAGAGACCTGACGAACCTGGTCAAGGAACGCTTCGGCGTACCGGTTATATGGGGTGGGCCGCACGTTTCGTTTGCTCCGGAGCAGGTGGTCGGTTTTGCGGACTACCTTTCCATCGGCGAGTCCGAAGACGCGATCGTGGAGTTGGCGCAGGCGTTGGCCGACGGCCGTTCGCCGGAGAACATTGCCAACATCTGGACGCGGCGCGGCGACCGTATCATCCGTAACGACGTGCGCCCGCTGGAACAAAACCTCGACCGTTTCCCCTTCCGCGACTACCACAGCCACGACTTCAAGTATTGGATCGAAGGTCGGCGTGTGTCGCGCGGCGACCCGCTGGTGGGCGAGTCGATCTACCTGACACTCAGCACGCGTGGTTGCATCTTCAATTGCTCGTATTGCGACGTCAACGTGTTGCGGCGCGTATACCGGGGCAAGGGGAAGTTCTTTCGCGTTCGCTCGGTCGACAACATCCTCGCCGAGTTGCGCTATGCCGTGCGCGTGTTTCACAACATGCGCCGTATTCGTTTCGACGACGAACTGTTTCCCGTCGACCCAGAGTGGATTCGCGAGTTCGCCCGGCGTTACAAGGCTGAATTCGACTTTCCTTTCGACATCCTCTCCGACCCGCGCGTGATCAAGGACGACGACATCCGCGTCCTGGTCGACGCCGGTTTGGATAACGTACTGCTGGGAATTCAAGCCGCCGAAGGATTGAATCGCAAGCTTTTCAACCGCCATCAAAAAGACGAAACGGTGCGCGAGGTGGCGCAGATTCTTCATCGTCACGGCGTAACCGGCGGCTACCAGATTATCCTCGATACGCCCAAGACGGTCCGCGACGATCGCCGCGCGCTGCTCGATCTGCTGCTGGCGATTCCCCGCCCTTTCGATTTGTACACGTTCTCCATGTCCTACTGGCCCGGGGCGCGGCTAACCGAGGAACTGGTCGCCGAGGGCATCATCACCGAAAACGACGTGGAAGGCGCCGACAATAAAGTGCTGCGGCAATTCCGCGTCGATCTGGGCGCCGACCGACCCGTCGAAGAGCAATTTTGGATTGCGCTGTACCACCTAACCAGCAAGCGTATCGTACCCAAGGCGTGGATCCGCCGCTGGTCGAATAGCGAACGGCTGCGCCGGAATCCGCGGCCGCTCATTTGGCTGTCGGATCTGTTGGGTTTCGCCAAACTCGGCTGGCGCGCCGTGCTGATGATCAAGAGCCGGGAACTGACCTGGAACATGGTGCGGCGTTGGCTGAACGTGCGCTCGCCCGCGTCGCTTTGA
- the hemW gene encoding radical SAM family heme chaperone HemW yields MEKNNTGIYLHIPFCTTKCGYCSFNSVPLPGEATLGRYLRALAAEIDSRARELAHFGPETIYFGGGTPSLVAPADIEGMIRRVTSLCAAGRVREVTLEANPVSLDEHNLAAFRAAGVDRLSIGVQTFRPRVLEFLECSVREGHAVRAYQTARELGFENIGLDLIVGLPEPYDTVYRDDLETLLQLRPEHVSAYLLSLESDAAMYRRLAAGEFALPDGDRQAEVFLDVSEALAAAGYEHYEVSNFARPGFAARHNSRYWTGEPYHGFGAGAHSLVQRDGRWIRYANLGLPADYMEAVEDGKSPLAFQETLTAGMMVRERMMLQLRTAAGLAPADFPDIASDIMANLSSYVSDGLFSWDGERFRPTPAGMLLADGIAKQLWDLVAD; encoded by the coding sequence ATGGAAAAAAACAACACCGGCATCTACTTGCACATTCCTTTTTGCACTACCAAATGCGGGTATTGCAGCTTCAACTCCGTTCCACTGCCCGGTGAGGCCACCCTCGGCCGATACCTGCGCGCCCTGGCGGCGGAGATCGACTCGCGCGCCCGTGAATTGGCCCACTTCGGACCCGAGACGATTTACTTCGGCGGCGGCACGCCGTCGCTGGTCGCGCCGGCCGATATCGAAGGCATGATTCGTCGCGTTACTTCGCTTTGCGCGGCGGGCAGGGTGCGTGAAGTAACGCTGGAAGCGAATCCCGTTTCACTCGACGAACACAACCTGGCGGCGTTTCGGGCGGCCGGGGTGGATCGCCTGAGCATCGGCGTGCAGACTTTCCGCCCGCGCGTGCTGGAATTTCTCGAATGCAGCGTTCGAGAGGGGCACGCCGTGCGCGCCTATCAGACGGCCCGTGAGCTTGGCTTTGAGAACATCGGGCTGGATTTGATCGTCGGCTTGCCCGAACCCTACGACACCGTTTATCGCGACGACCTCGAAACGCTTTTGCAGCTTCGTCCGGAGCATGTGTCGGCCTATTTGCTGTCGCTGGAAAGCGACGCCGCGATGTACCGCCGCCTCGCGGCAGGTGAGTTCGCGTTGCCCGACGGCGATCGCCAGGCGGAAGTGTTTTTGGACGTGAGCGAAGCGCTCGCCGCCGCCGGTTACGAACACTATGAGGTGTCGAACTTCGCACGGCCCGGTTTTGCAGCGCGGCACAACAGCCGATATTGGACCGGCGAGCCTTATCACGGTTTCGGAGCGGGCGCGCACTCGCTCGTCCAGCGCGACGGCCGCTGGATTCGCTACGCCAACCTGGGCCTTCCGGCCGACTACATGGAAGCCGTCGAAGATGGCAAGTCGCCGCTGGCGTTTCAAGAAACCTTGACCGCCGGGATGATGGTTCGAGAGCGGATGATGCTGCAATTGCGGACCGCGGCGGGTTTGGCCCCCGCCGACTTTCCGGACATCGCCTCGGACATCATGGCGAACCTGTCATCGTACGTGAGCGATGGTTTGTTTAGTTGGGATGGCGAGCGTTTTCGCCCCACGCCGGCGGGCATGCTGCTGGCTGACGGCATTGCGAAACAACTTTGGGATCTCGTGGCAGATTAG
- the lepA gene encoding translation elongation factor 4, producing the protein MQHIRNFCIIAHIDHGKSTLADRLLERTLQIAERERREQMLDSMDIERERGITIKSQAVTLPYVTKDGQEMHLNLIDTPGHVDFSYEVSRALAACEGALLLIDASQGVEAQTLANMYLALEHDLEIIPVINKIDLPQADIEAVQEEIDRELGLDPDEALLCSAKTGQGVDEVLEAIAHRIPPPQGDETAPLQALIFDAAYNPYRGVLVFVRVYNGRLAKGDEIRFHHGGAVHEVEEVGFMQLKLQPEKQLVAGEVGYIISGVKSVSEIAIGDTITTKKNPCPEPLPGFKEVQPVVFSSIYPVSTDDYRDLADAMERLKLNDASLTYQKDTSIILGQGFRCGFLGLLHLEIVQERLEREFDQSVILTAPSVQYLVTLRTGEEIIVDNPVYFPDPMQVEIVKEPFVRAHFILPDEYLGVVISLCIGRRGIQKKMDYLDKKRVELTFELPLAEIVYDFYDKLKSVSRGYASFDYEFIEHRETRVVKLEILVNKESVDALSVLIHEERAVERARQICKRLTDEIPRQQFKIPIQGRIGGQIISRETIGALRKDVTAKCYGGDVSRKRKLLEKQKKGKKRMMQVGNVIIPQRAFLSVLKAGDD; encoded by the coding sequence GTGCAACACATTCGCAATTTTTGCATCATCGCTCACATCGACCATGGCAAATCGACCTTGGCCGATCGCTTGCTCGAACGCACCCTGCAGATCGCTGAGCGGGAACGCCGCGAACAAATGCTCGACTCGATGGATATCGAGCGCGAACGCGGCATCACCATCAAGAGCCAGGCCGTCACCCTGCCCTACGTCACCAAGGACGGCCAGGAGATGCACCTCAACCTCATCGACACTCCCGGCCACGTCGATTTTTCCTACGAAGTATCCCGCGCCTTGGCCGCCTGCGAGGGCGCGCTGCTGCTCATCGACGCCAGCCAAGGCGTCGAGGCGCAAACCCTGGCCAACATGTACCTGGCCCTCGAACATGACCTGGAGATCATTCCGGTCATCAACAAAATCGACCTCCCCCAGGCCGACATCGAAGCGGTGCAGGAAGAAATCGATCGCGAACTCGGCCTCGATCCCGACGAAGCGCTGCTTTGTTCGGCCAAGACCGGCCAGGGCGTCGACGAGGTGCTCGAAGCGATCGCCCATCGCATTCCGCCCCCACAGGGCGACGAGACCGCGCCCCTGCAAGCCTTGATTTTCGACGCGGCGTACAACCCTTATCGCGGCGTGCTCGTATTCGTGCGGGTGTACAACGGCCGCTTGGCGAAGGGCGACGAAATCCGCTTCCACCACGGCGGCGCGGTGCATGAAGTGGAAGAAGTCGGCTTCATGCAACTGAAGTTGCAGCCCGAAAAGCAACTCGTCGCCGGGGAAGTCGGTTACATCATCAGCGGCGTGAAAAGCGTCAGCGAAATCGCCATCGGCGACACGATCACGACGAAGAAAAACCCGTGCCCGGAACCCCTGCCGGGCTTCAAGGAAGTTCAGCCGGTCGTGTTCTCGTCCATCTACCCGGTCAGCACCGATGACTACCGCGACCTGGCCGACGCCATGGAACGCCTGAAGCTCAACGACGCCTCCCTGACGTATCAGAAAGATACGTCGATCATCCTCGGGCAAGGTTTCCGTTGCGGCTTCCTCGGCCTGCTACACCTGGAGATTGTCCAGGAACGCCTCGAGCGCGAGTTCGACCAGTCGGTCATTCTCACCGCGCCCTCGGTGCAATACCTCGTGACGTTAAGGACCGGCGAGGAAATCATCGTCGACAACCCGGTGTACTTCCCCGACCCGATGCAGGTCGAAATCGTTAAGGAGCCCTTCGTTCGCGCTCATTTCATCTTGCCGGATGAATACCTCGGCGTTGTCATCTCGCTGTGCATCGGCCGTCGCGGCATTCAGAAAAAAATGGATTACCTCGACAAGAAGCGCGTCGAGCTGACTTTCGAACTACCGTTAGCGGAAATCGTCTACGACTTCTACGACAAGCTGAAATCCGTCTCGCGCGGGTACGCTTCCTTCGACTACGAATTCATCGAGCACCGCGAAACCCGCGTGGTGAAGCTGGAAATTCTCGTCAATAAAGAATCGGTCGACGCGCTCTCGGTGCTTATTCACGAAGAACGCGCCGTCGAGCGGGCCCGGCAGATCTGCAAACGCCTGACCGACGAAATTCCCCGCCAGCAATTCAAGATCCCCATCCAGGGACGTATCGGCGGGCAAATCATCTCGCGCGAAACGATCGGCGCCCTGCGCAAGGACGTGACCGCCAAGTGTTACGGCGGCGACGTCTCCCGCAAGCGCAAGCTGCTCGAAAAGCAAAAGAAGGGCAAGAAGCGCATGATGCAAGTCGGCAACGTCATCATTCCGCAACGAGCCTTTTTGTCCGTGCTCAAGGCGGGCGACGACTAA